GGGCTGTCCCATGCCGCGCTGTTGCCCTGATGCTGATGGCGCCGAAGGCAATTGCTTCGGCGTCGTTTCCGGGATCGCTTAATAGTTGACCAGTTTTCTAGGGTAAGCGGATAATGCCTCGCCTTAGCGCAGTATGGCGGCGTCCAGCCGGGAGATTTGCAGCATGAGTGTCGAAACCTTCACCCCCTCAGCCCTGATGTTCACCGAAGGTGCGGCCAGCAAGGTGAAGAACCTGATCGATGAAGAGGGCAATCCGCGCCTGAAGCTTCGCGTCTTCGTCACCGGCGGCGGTTGCTCCGGGTTCCAGTACGGTTTCACCTTCGATGAGGATGTGGCTGATGACGACACCATCGTCGAGCGCGACGGCGTTAGCCTGGTGGTGGATCCGATGAGCTTCCAGTACCTGGCAGGTGCCGAGGTGGATTACCAGGAGGGGCTGGAGGGCTCGCGCTTCGTGATCAAGAATCCGAATGCTTCCACCACCTGTGGTTGCGGCCAGTCCTTCTCGATTTGAGTCATTCCGCAAGCCTTGAACAGAAACGCCGTGCCTTGGAGCACGGCGTTTTCGTTTGGGGCGTCAGGCCGGATAGATGGCCCCGAGGACCCTCAACCCTTTCGCGCCGGTCACACTGGGGCGATTGGTGGGTATTCCCTCCAGGCAGCAGTGGGCTAGCCAGGCAAAGGCCATGGCTTCGACCCAGTCCGGGTCGATTCCGAGCGCCTGGGTGCTGCACACGCGCGTGCCGGGCAACAGTTCGGCGAGCCGATGCATCAACTGGAGATTGTGGGCTCCGCCGCCGCAGACCAGCAGGTCGTCCGTACGCCCCTGGGCGGTTCGCAAGGCGTCGATGATGCTTCGTGCTGTTAGCTCGAGCAGCGTCGCCTGGACATCTTCCGGCTTGAAGCGCGGTAGCCGTGCCAGGTGGGACTGCAGCCAGCTCAGGTTGAAGAGTTCCCGACCGGTACTCTTGGGGCCTCGGGTGGCGAAGAAGGGATCAGCGAAGAGGGTGTCCAGCAGGCGGCGCTGGGGAATTCCGCTTGCGGCCCAGGCTCCGTCGCGATCGAAGCTGTCACCGCGCTGCAGATGAATCCAGGCGTCCATGAGCACGTTGCCGGGGCCGCAGTCGAAGCCATGCACGGGCTTGCCCGGCTCGATCAGGCTGAGGTTGCTGAAGCCCCCCACGTTGAGTACGGCGCGATGGTTGAGGCCATCGCCGAAGAGCGACTCGTGAAAGGCCGGTACCAGGGGGGCGCCCTGGCCGCCAGCCGCAACATCGCGACGGCGGAAGTCGCTCACGACCGTGATGCCGGTCAGTTCGGCCAGCAGTGCGGGATTGCCGATCTGGATGGTGAAGCCGCGTGCCGGTTCATGGCGCACCGTCTGGCCATGGCTGCCAACGGCCCTGATGTCCGCAGGTCCCAGACTGTTGCGCACGAGCAGGGCATTGATTCCAGTTGCGGCCAGCTCCACCCAGCCGTTCTCGGCCAGGGCGGCGCGTGCCAGTTCATCCGGCCCCGAGCTGCAGAGGGCCAACAGCTCGCGCCGTAGCGAGCCGGGCATGGGGATGTAGTGGGTGTCCAGAAGTCTGAGGCGGTCGGTTTGCTCGACCAGGGCGATGTCCAGGCCGTCCAGACTGGTGCCGGACATCACCCCCAGGTAGCGCGCCATGTCGTCAGCGCTTGTTCAGGGCAAGCATGCTGGCCTTTTCCCGGTCCATGCGTGCCAGCAGCGGCTGGCTCATCTGCAGGAAGCGCCTTTTCTCGGCGGCCAGCAGCGGGTCGGCCATGGGCAGCTTGACGCCGAGTGGGTCGACGTGTACGCCATTGACCTGGAACTCGTAGTGCAGGTGCGGACCGGTGGAGAGGCCGGTGGTGCCGACGTAGCCGATGATCTGGCCTTGCTTGACCGAACCGCCCGTGCGAATGCCTTTCGCGAAGCCCTGCATGTGGCCGTACAGCGTGCGGTACTTGCTGCCGTGCTGGATGATCACCGCGTTGCCGTATCCACCGCGGCGGCCGGCCAGGACGATCTTGCCGTCGCCGGTAGCCTTGATCGGGGTGCCGCGCGGCGCTGCGTAGTCCACGCCCTTGTGGGCCCGGATCTTGTTCAGGATCGGGTGGCGCCGACCATTGGAGAAGCGCGAGCTGATGCGGGCAAAGTCCACTGGTGTGCGGATGAACGCCTTGCGCATGGCGGTCCCATCGCCCCGCAGGTAGGTTGCGGAACCTTGGCGGTCGACGTAACGGATAGCGGTGAAGGTCTTGCCGCGATTGATGAAGCGCGCTGCGAGGATTTCGCCGCTGCCTACTTTCTTGCCATCGACGACTTTCTCCTCATAGATGACTTCGAATTCATCTCCCTCGCGGATGTCGAGGGCGAAGTCGATGTCATAGCCGAAGACATTGGCCAGGTTCATCGTCAGGTCGTGAGAAAGGCCGGCCCGTTTGGCAGACAGGAACAACGAACTGTCAATCACGCCGCGCGCGTAGGCCGAGCGCAGCTCTGGCTTGATCAGATCGCGCTTGAAGGCGTAGCCCTTGGGGGTCTTTTCCAGGTGGACGCTTTCGAGGCTGCTCAGCTTGGTGCTGAGTCGCTCGATCTCGCCGGAGGGCGTCAGCTTGAACTCGAAGCTCTGGCCCACCTTCAGGCGGCTGAGCTGCTTGGCGTCCCGGCTGCTGTTGAGTACATCGTGCAGGACGTTCGCGGATAGTCCGACCTTGGCGAAAACCGTGGACAAGGTGTCGCCGTTGCTCACGGTCACAGTTTTCAGGCTGGGATCGGTGGGCTTCTGGGTCGTGGTTAGGTCGGTATTCTGTTGGTTCTTATCCGCGTCTTTTCCGGCGCTGTTCTGATTTTCGGTGGGAGTCTCGATCCTGGCGAATGGCGAACTCGCCTCATCCCCGGTTGTGGAACCTGGTCGAAGGTCGTCCTTCTCCTGTATGACCATCTCGGAGCCGCTTTCGAGCTCGAGGTTGATGTAGGTCTTCTTCGCCTCGACTTCGCGAGACGGGAACACCAGCAGGGCCAGGCTTAGCAGCGCAGCCACACCGCTTGCGGCCAGCAGGTGGCTCTTCGGATATGGCGGCGCTTTGGGAACAGAATGCGTCATGGCGTGTGGTGTTGTATTCGGAAGGTGAACTAACTGCCTAAAATATAATCAAAATCCGCCTCAGGCAACCTTGGCGTGACCCCCTTCCGCCGATTGGCAGGATGCAGGCGCAAATCTTGTAATTAGTTCGCGATCTTGTATGGTTGGTTCCCCTTTGTCTGTCCAATGGTCTACGAGTCCTGTCATGAAGTCGGTAGAAGAGCAGCTGGCGCTGATCAAGCGCGGTGCGGAAGAGGTCCTGGTCGAGTCCGAGCTGGTTGAGAAGCTCAAGCGTGGCCAGCCACTGCGTATCAAGGCGGGCTTCGATCCGACCGCTCCCGACCTGCACCTGGGGCATACCGTTCTTATTAATAAGCTGCGCCAGTTCCAGGAGTTGGGTCATCAGGTGATCTTCCTCATCGGAGACTTCACCGGGATGATCGGCGACCCCAGCGGCAAGAGCGCTACCCGGCCGCCGCTGACTCGTGATCAGGTACTGGAGAATGCCGAAACCTACAAGGCCCAGGTGTTCAAGATCCTGGATCCGGCCAGGACCGAGGTGGCGTTCAACTCCACCTGGATGGATCAGCTAAGCCCCGCGGACTTCATTCGCCTGGCGTCCCAGTACACGGTTGCGCGAATGCTCGAGCGCGATGATTTCAACAAGCGCTACAGCACCAATCAGCCCATCGCTATCCATGAGTTCCTCTATCCGCTGGTGCAGGGCTATGACTCCGTGGCGCTGCGGGCCGATATCGAGCTGGGCGGCACTGATCAGAAGTTCAATCTTCTTATGGGGCGCGAGCTCCAGCGCGCTTATGGTCAGGAGTCCCAGTGCATCCTGACCATGCCGTTGCTGGAAGGGTTGGATGGCGTGAAGAAGATGTCGAAGTCCCTGGGCAACTATGTCGGCATCCAGGAAGCGCCAGGTGTCATGTACAACAAGCTCGTGTCCATTCCAGATCAGTTGATGTGGCGTTACTTCGAGCTCCTCAGCTTCCGTTCGATGGACGAGATCGGGCAGTTCAAGCGTGATGTCGAGGAGGGGGCCAATCCGCGCGATATCAAGATAAAGTTGGCTGAGGAAATCGTCGCTCGCTTCCATGGTGAGGAGGCGGCAGCTACGGCCCATCGCTCTGCGGGTAATCGGATGAAGGATGGTGAGCTGCCGGTGGATCTGCCGGAGGTCCAGTTGTCTTCTGTGGAGGATATGCCCATCGCTTCTGTCCTTAATAAGGCAGGGTTGGTGAAGAACGCGGCTGTTGCTCGGGACCTGCTGGGCTCTGGTGGTGTTCGCGTTGATGGTCAGGCGGTCGATCGAGGCTTCCTGTTCAAGCTGGGTTCAACCCATGTGCTCCAGGCTGGCAAGAAGTCCTTTGCCCGCGTTTCCCTCGTTTCAGAGTAACTCTCTGAAAATAGATGTTGACGGCAGATTTCTCATCCCTATAATGCGCCCCACTTCCGGCGCAGTCGCCAAGCGAAACTCCTTGAGAATCAAAGTGTTAAGCTGAAAGCGAAAGGCTCGGAAGTGAGGTGTTGACGACGGGGTTGAATCCTGTAGAATGCGCCTCCCGCTGACGAGAAGAGTGAATCGGATCAAAAGCGCAAGCGGTTGAGTAGAAAAGAAATTTTCGAAAAACAGCTTGACAGTAAGAAGGGCTGCTGTAGAATGCGCGGCCTCGGTTGAGACGAAAAACTTGATCGAAACGCTCTTTAACAACTGAATCAAGCAATTCGTGTGGGTTCTTGTGAGGTAAGACTGATAGTCAACTGATTATCAGCATCACAAGTAACACTCGTGAATTCGAGAGTTTATTTGCGATTGCTGAGCCAAGTTTAGGGTTTTCTCAAAACCCAAGCAGTATTGAACTGAAGAGTTTGATCATGGCTCAGATTGAACGCTGGCGGCAGGCCTAACACATGCAAGTCGAGCGGCAGCGGGTCCTTCGGGATGCCGGCGAGCGGCGGACGGGTGAGTAATGCCTAGGAATCTGCCTGGTAGTGGGGGATAACTCGGGGAAACTCGAGCTAATACCGCATACGTCCTGCGGGAGAAAGTGGGGGATCTTCGGACCTCACGCTATCAGATGAGCCTAGGTCGGATTAGCTAGTTGGTGAGGTAAAGGCTCACCAAGGCGACGATCCGTAACTGGTCTGAGAGGATGATCAGTCACACTGGAACTGAGACACGGTCCAGACTCCTACGGGAGGCAGCAGTGGGGAATATTGGACAATGGGCGAAAGCCTGATCCAGCCATGCCGCGTGTGTGAAGAAGGTCTTCGGATTGTAAAGCACTTTAAGTTGGGAGGAAGGGCAGTAAGTTAATACCTTGCTGTTTTGACGTTACCAACAGAATAAGCACCGGCTAACTTCGTGCCAGCAGCCGCGGTAATACGAAGGGTGCAAGCGTTAATCGGAATTACTGGGCGTAAAGCGCGCGTAGGTGGTTCAGCAAGTTGGAGGTGAAATCCCCGGGCTCAACCTGGGAACTGCCTCCAAAACTACTGGGCTAGAGTATGGTAGAGGGTGGTGGAATTTCCTGTGTAGCGGTGAAATGCGTAGATATAGGAAGGAACACCAGTGGCGAAGGCGACCACCTGGACTAATACTGACACTGAGGTGCGAAAGCGTGGGGAGCAAACAGGATTAGATACCCTGGTAGTCCACGCCGTAAACGATGTCGACTAGCCGTTGGGATCCTTGAGATCTTAGTGGCGCAGCTAACGCGATAAGTCGACCGCCTGGGGAGTACGGCCGCAAGGTTAAAACTCAAATGAATTGACGGGGGCCCGCACAAGCGGTGGAGCATGTGGTTTAATTCGAAGCAACGCGAAGAACCTTACCTGGCCTTGACATGCTGAGAACTTTCCAGAGATGGATTGGTGCCTTCGGGAACTCAGGCACAGGTGCTGCATGGCTGTCGTCAGCTCGTGTCGTGAGATGTTGGGTTAAGTCCCGTAACGAGCGCAACCCTTGTCCTTAGTTACCAGCACGTTATGGTGGGCACTCTAAGGAGACTGCCGGTGACAAACCGGAGGAAGGTGGGGATGACGTCAAGTCATCATGGCCCTTACGGCCAGGGCTACACACGTGCTACAATGGTCGGTACAAAGGGTTGCCAAGCCGCGAGGTGGAGCTAATCCCATAAAACCGATCGTAGTCCGGATCGCAGTCTGCAACTCGACTGCGTGAAGTCGGAATCGCTAGTAATCGTGAATCAGAATGTCACGGTGAATACGTTCCCGGGCCTTGTACACACCGCCCGTCACACCATGGGAGTGGGTTGCTCCAGAAGTAGCTAGTCTAACCGCAAGGGGGACGGTTACCACGGAGTGATTCATGACTGGGGTGAAGTCGTAACAAGGTAGCCGTAGGGGAACCTGCGGCTGGATCACCTCCTTAATCGAAGACATCAGCTTCTTCATAAGTTCCCACACGAATTGCTTGATTCAATTGCGAAGGCGATTGGGTCTGTAGCTCAGTTGGTTAGAGCGCACCCCTGATAAGGGTGAGGTCGGCAGTTCGAATCTGCCCAGACCCACCAATTGTCGCGGGGTCGAATGACCGGCCGACATTGGGGCCATAGCTCAGCTGGGAGAGCGCCTGCTTTGCACGCAGGAGGTCAGGAGTTCGATCCTCCTTGGCTCCACCACTCTCCAGTCAGGCAGCCAAGAGTGCAGAATTGAGTATCCGTGGTTGGATATTGAATTCTGGACTTTGCTTCAGAATCGTTCTTTAAAAATTCGGGTATGTGATAGAAGTGACTTGTTGAATGTTTCACTGCATTCAGCAACTCAAGGCAAAATTTGCGAGTTCAAGCGCGAATTTTCGGCGAATGTCGTCTTCACACCATGATCGCAGGCAGATTGCTTGGGGTTATATGGTCAAGTGAAGAAGCGCATACGGTGGATGCCTTGGCAGTCAGAGGCGATGAAAGACGTGGTAGCCTGCGAAAAGCTTCGGGGAGTCGGCAAACAGACTTTGATCCGGAGATCTCTGAATGGGGGAACCCACCTAGGATAACCTAGGTATCTTGTACTGAATCCATAGGTGCAAGAGGCGAACCAGGGGAACTGAAACATCTAAGTACCCTGAGGAAAAGAAATCAACCGAGATTCCCTTAGTAGTGGCGAGCGAACGGGGACTAGCCCTTAAGCTTCTTTGAATCTAATAGAACGCTCTGGAAAGTGCGGCCATAGTGGGTGA
This genomic window from Pseudomonas furukawaii contains:
- the tyrS gene encoding tyrosine--tRNA ligase, which codes for MKSVEEQLALIKRGAEEVLVESELVEKLKRGQPLRIKAGFDPTAPDLHLGHTVLINKLRQFQELGHQVIFLIGDFTGMIGDPSGKSATRPPLTRDQVLENAETYKAQVFKILDPARTEVAFNSTWMDQLSPADFIRLASQYTVARMLERDDFNKRYSTNQPIAIHEFLYPLVQGYDSVALRADIELGGTDQKFNLLMGRELQRAYGQESQCILTMPLLEGLDGVKKMSKSLGNYVGIQEAPGVMYNKLVSIPDQLMWRYFELLSFRSMDEIGQFKRDVEEGANPRDIKIKLAEEIVARFHGEEAAATAHRSAGNRMKDGELPVDLPEVQLSSVEDMPIASVLNKAGLVKNAAVARDLLGSGGVRVDGQAVDRGFLFKLGSTHVLQAGKKSFARVSLVSE
- a CDS encoding anhydro-N-acetylmuramic acid kinase; translation: MARYLGVMSGTSLDGLDIALVEQTDRLRLLDTHYIPMPGSLRRELLALCSSGPDELARAALAENGWVELAATGINALLVRNSLGPADIRAVGSHGQTVRHEPARGFTIQIGNPALLAELTGITVVSDFRRRDVAAGGQGAPLVPAFHESLFGDGLNHRAVLNVGGFSNLSLIEPGKPVHGFDCGPGNVLMDAWIHLQRGDSFDRDGAWAASGIPQRRLLDTLFADPFFATRGPKSTGRELFNLSWLQSHLARLPRFKPEDVQATLLELTARSIIDALRTAQGRTDDLLVCGGGAHNLQLMHRLAELLPGTRVCSTQALGIDPDWVEAMAFAWLAHCCLEGIPTNRPSVTGAKGLRVLGAIYPA
- a CDS encoding peptidoglycan DD-metalloendopeptidase family protein, producing the protein MTHSVPKAPPYPKSHLLAASGVAALLSLALLVFPSREVEAKKTYINLELESGSEMVIQEKDDLRPGSTTGDEASSPFARIETPTENQNSAGKDADKNQQNTDLTTTQKPTDPSLKTVTVSNGDTLSTVFAKVGLSANVLHDVLNSSRDAKQLSRLKVGQSFEFKLTPSGEIERLSTKLSSLESVHLEKTPKGYAFKRDLIKPELRSAYARGVIDSSLFLSAKRAGLSHDLTMNLANVFGYDIDFALDIREGDEFEVIYEEKVVDGKKVGSGEILAARFINRGKTFTAIRYVDRQGSATYLRGDGTAMRKAFIRTPVDFARISSRFSNGRRHPILNKIRAHKGVDYAAPRGTPIKATGDGKIVLAGRRGGYGNAVIIQHGSKYRTLYGHMQGFAKGIRTGGSVKQGQIIGYVGTTGLSTGPHLHYEFQVNGVHVDPLGVKLPMADPLLAAEKRRFLQMSQPLLARMDREKASMLALNKR
- the erpA gene encoding iron-sulfur cluster insertion protein ErpA, which codes for MSVETFTPSALMFTEGAASKVKNLIDEEGNPRLKLRVFVTGGGCSGFQYGFTFDEDVADDDTIVERDGVSLVVDPMSFQYLAGAEVDYQEGLEGSRFVIKNPNASTTCGCGQSFSI